A region of the Desulfurellaceae bacterium genome:
CGCAGACATACCCGACCTCGACCTGATTCTGACCCCGGTCGGCGGGGGCGGTCTGGTCAGCGGAACGGCGCTGACAGTCCGCAGCCTGTCCCCACCTACCCGGGTGATCGCCGCCGAACCCAGGGGCGCGGACGACGCCTACCGGTCGTTCCGGGCCGGCCACATCATTCCGTCGGTCAATCCCCAGACCATTGCCGACGGGCTGTTGACCTCGCTGGGCGACAAGACCTTTGCCATCATTCGGGACTGTGTGGACGATATTGTGACCGTCGAGGAGGCCGACATCGTCCGGGCCATGCGGCTGATCTGGGAGCGGATGAAAATCATCGTCGAGCCCTCGGCTGCGGTCCCGCTTGGCGCGCTGCTGGGCCGGTCGGTCGGGGTGCGGGGCAAGCGGGTGGCGATTATCTTGTCGGGCGGCAATGTCGATCTGGCCCGCCTGCCCTTTTCGTGAGCGCTGCGACTAGGGCCTCAGACGCGGGTTGGTTACACTACAGACAGCCGTTGTCACCGCAGGAGAAGACGCTCATGCTACTCTTCCACAATCTGCCAGTGAGGAAGACGCGATGATGAAGCTGGTGCGGCGTTTGGCTTCTCACTTGATCCCCTCCCCTCTTACGATGGTTGCAGGGTTACTGCTGGCAACCTTTGGCATGGCCTGTCTGGACGGGCAGGATGCCCCCGAGCCAAATGACGGCGGAAGGGGAATGCATACGCCGCACCCGGCAACGGCGCAGGAAGAAGGCCACGAGGACCCCGGGGTTTCCGACGACCACGTCCTTTTTGGTCAATCTGCCGCGTTCACCGGGCCTGCCCGGGAATTGGGCAAGGCGATGCGCCTGGGAATTGAGGCGGCATTCCACGAGGCCAATCAGGCAGGAGGCGTCCATGGCCGCGAACTGAAGCTCAGGGCGTTGGATGACGGCTATGAAAGCGACTTTGCCGCTTCCAACACGCAACGGTTGATTGAGAATGAAAGGGTATTCGCGCTGATCGGAGCGGTGGGCACACCCACGGCCCGCGCTGCATCACCGCTGGCCCAGGCTGCCGGGGTGCCCTTCCTGGCTCCGTTCACGGGGGCCGAGTTCTTGCGCGACCGCGAGTTGGACAATGTGCTCAACGTCCGGGCCTCGTACTACCAGGAAACCGAGGAGATGGTGGCGCGTCTCACCGAGGACCTGGAGATCACCCGCGTTGCCGTCTTCTACCAGGATGATTCCTTCGGCTTGAATGGACTGGAGGGCACACGATTGGCACTGGAGCGCCGGGGCCTGGAGCCGGTAGCGGCCTCGCACTACCCACGCAATACCCGTGCCGTGAAGGGAGCAGCGCTCAAAATCACCGCGGCCAATCCGGAAGCGGTGATCCTGATTGGCTCCTACAAGCCGGTGGTCAAGACCATAGAATTGGTGCGGCGGGAGCTGGACCCGGTGTTCATGACGGTCTCCTTCGTGGGGAGCAACGCTTTGGCGAACGAGTTGGGGCCCGACGGGGCCGGCGTGTACGTTACGCGAAAACATCCCCGTGGTAGCTCGATACCACAGCGCCCTCTCCGAGTACGCCCCCCAGGCGGAGCCCGGCTTCGTTTCGCTGGAAGGGTATCTGGCCGGACGCCTGGCCGTCGCCGGCCTCAAAGCCTGCGGCCCCGACCTGAGTCGAGAGTGCCTTCTCCACGCGGTG
Encoded here:
- a CDS encoding ABC transporter substrate-binding protein; the encoded protein is MMKLVRRLASHLIPSPLTMVAGLLLATFGMACLDGQDAPEPNDGGRGMHTPHPATAQEEGHEDPGVSDDHVLFGQSAAFTGPARELGKAMRLGIEAAFHEANQAGGVHGRELKLRALDDGYESDFAASNTQRLIENERVFALIGAVGTPTARAASPLAQAAGVPFLAPFTGAEFLRDRELDNVLNVRASYYQETEEMVARLTEDLEITRVAVFYQDDSFGLNGLEGTRLALERRGLEPVAASHYPRNTRAVKGAALKITAANPEAVILIGSYKPVVKTIELVRRELDPVFMTVSFVGSNALANELGPDGAGVYVTRKHPRGSSIPQRPLRVRPPGGARLRFAGRVSGRTPGRRRPQSLRPRPESRVPSPRGARCRHH